In the Pirellulales bacterium genome, one interval contains:
- a CDS encoding cation diffusion facilitator family transporter: protein MTTEHRHSREHAHDHAGHSHAGHAHHIHRDASTGRLSATLALVLLYMVAELIGGWLANSLTLLADAGHMLSDAAALGLSLFAASIARRPPTAQHSYGYYRAEILAALANGALLAAISLWVIVEAYHRLWDESAVQGPLMMGIAVGGLVVNCIGLWLLHPGQGASINIRGAWLHVLSDLLGSLAAIAGAALIWAYGWNWADPLASAAISLLIIYSSWGLLKEAIGVLMEGTPSHVDLDQVREAIATVPGIEDVHDLHIWTITSGMEALSGHVVTSDGQPAPQLLAELRKLLHDKFGIDHITIQIEPPNFDDCRTRC from the coding sequence GTGACGACCGAACACCGCCATTCGCGCGAGCACGCACACGATCACGCGGGACATAGCCATGCCGGGCATGCGCATCACATTCACCGTGACGCCTCGACCGGACGGCTGTCTGCCACTTTGGCGCTCGTGCTCTTGTACATGGTGGCCGAGCTGATCGGCGGATGGCTGGCGAATTCGCTTACACTGTTGGCCGATGCCGGGCACATGCTATCCGACGCCGCCGCGCTCGGGCTTAGCCTGTTCGCGGCCTCGATCGCCCGCCGCCCGCCCACGGCGCAGCATTCCTACGGCTACTACCGGGCCGAGATCCTGGCGGCCTTGGCCAACGGTGCGCTGCTGGCCGCCATTTCCTTGTGGGTGATCGTCGAAGCTTATCACCGGCTGTGGGATGAGTCCGCCGTGCAAGGCCCACTGATGATGGGAATAGCCGTCGGCGGGCTCGTGGTGAACTGCATCGGACTGTGGCTTTTGCATCCCGGCCAAGGGGCAAGCATCAACATACGCGGCGCGTGGCTGCACGTGCTGTCCGATTTGCTGGGGAGCCTGGCGGCCATCGCGGGCGCCGCGCTGATCTGGGCGTATGGCTGGAATTGGGCAGATCCGCTGGCTTCGGCCGCAATTTCGCTATTGATCATCTACTCGTCGTGGGGCCTGCTTAAAGAGGCTATTGGCGTGCTCATGGAAGGGACGCCCAGCCACGTCGATCTCGACCAGGTGCGTGAAGCGATCGCCACGGTGCCCGGCATCGAGGACGTTCACGATCTGCACATCTGGACCATAACCAGCGGCATGGAAGCTCTCTCGGGTCATGTCGTAACCAGCGACGGTCAGCCAGCCCCACAGCTACTGGCCGAGCTTCGCAAGTTACTGCACGACAAGTTCGGCATCGATCACATCACGATCCAAATCGAGCCTCCCAACTTCGACGACTGCCGCACCCGCTGTTGA
- a CDS encoding glucose 1-dehydrogenase, with protein MKLFDLSGRVAVVTGGNGGIGLGMAQGLAAAGATIVVAGRDQAKSAAAVAELQATGARAAAVEVDVAREDSCHAMVRSAVAQFGRMDILVNNAGINIRKPPQDYTLDEWNTVMTINLTGAFICSQAAYPEMCRAGGGKIINIGSMVSIFGIPYAPAYTASKGGIVQLTKSLAIAWAKDNIQVNSILPGWIDTDLTRGGRKQVPGLHERVEARTPAARWGDPADFAGVTIFLASAASQFVTGTAIPVDGGYSVNG; from the coding sequence ATGAAGTTGTTTGACCTGAGCGGGCGGGTCGCCGTGGTCACCGGCGGAAACGGCGGTATCGGCCTGGGCATGGCCCAGGGATTGGCAGCGGCCGGTGCGACGATCGTCGTGGCCGGACGCGATCAAGCGAAGAGCGCCGCGGCCGTCGCAGAACTGCAGGCCACCGGAGCGCGCGCCGCGGCCGTCGAAGTCGACGTGGCGCGCGAGGACTCGTGCCACGCCATGGTCCGCAGCGCCGTTGCACAGTTCGGCCGAATGGACATTCTGGTCAACAATGCCGGCATCAACATCCGCAAGCCGCCGCAGGATTACACTCTCGACGAGTGGAACACGGTCATGACGATCAATCTCACCGGCGCGTTCATCTGCTCGCAGGCCGCCTACCCGGAGATGTGCCGTGCCGGCGGCGGCAAGATCATCAACATCGGGTCGATGGTCTCGATCTTCGGCATCCCTTATGCCCCGGCCTACACGGCTAGCAAAGGGGGCATCGTGCAGCTGACCAAGTCGCTGGCCATCGCCTGGGCCAAGGACAACATTCAGGTCAACTCGATTCTGCCTGGATGGATCGATACCGACCTGACGCGTGGCGGCCGCAAGCAAGTGCCCGGTTTGCACGAACGCGTGGAGGCCCGCACCCCGGCGGCCCGCTGGGGAGATCCGGCCGACTTTGCCGGCGTGACGATCTTTCTGGCCAGCGCCGCCTCGCAATTCGTCACCGGCACAGCCATCCCCGTCGACGGCGGCTATTCCGTGAACGGATAA
- a CDS encoding c-type cytochrome domain-containing protein, with protein sequence MTVLRQEHDCYSQRPDPLTAHTRRPTLMNHHRLVLVAAIICIAFMGLGSTRADEPTAAATTSQAAPEFNAQIAPLLKKYCQGCHNANDAEHGLVLDSYESLLKGGDGGAVLVAGKSDVSRLVLMLDGRAKPAMPPEGNEGPTKDEIATISKWIDAGAKGPTGAAPDPTLLITPKVPLRGRPRRPINAVTISPDGKLAALAGYSEVRLIATDSRATVRKLAGHRGNVTDVEFSKDGARLVTAAGEPGVFGEVIVWNVADGAPLRKIIGHRDSLYAAALSPDGKLLATGSYDQQIKLWDAETGAEVRTIAGHNGAVFDLAFSPSGRLLASASADRSVKLWEVTTGERLDTFGQPLKEVYSVAFTPDGRFVAAGGVDNRIRVWRISESAKEGTNPLVYTRFAHEGAVVKLAFSPDGNWLASAAEDRTLKVWDGRTFVEKRVLEAQPDWAGALAIGPDNKSLLAGRLDGSLAFYDVTTGEHLPVPKPELTGVYERGLQRGVLNKVRITGKNLLETSAIKFDRGEFTSRILPADEPRADELWAEVTPAANLPRGRYKMSVVTPGGASDELPIELDDLAQLAEAEPNASPAAAAPVMLPSCVWGTLAAMGDIDHITFDGQAGQTIVCDLAAKSLGSKLNAVLTLLGPQGQIVATSNDFNDDADPLVAYRVPADGRYAVRVRDLAMAGSDKHFYKLTLGAVPFVTTAFPLSVAVGRDNQVQLVGYNLPAEARVRIPSDKPGEVPLPLDEASYRSRGGLKVLVTDAAEIVEVEPNDRPEQATPLRVPGVAGGRIAPAIDAATDADLYRFEARKGETWTVEVEAARRRSPLDSKVEVLDSQGRPIERVLLQAVRDSYVEFRPIDSIQPGVRPKNWEEMELNEYLYLQGEVCKTFRMPQGPDSELLMYTSAGKRRGYFDTSARAHPLDENIYTVVPHPPGATLVSTGLPVFPIYYDNDDDGERKLGRDSRLTFTAPADGTYLVRVSDVRAIGGDMFAYRLIVRQPRPDFKVRITGDATVPAGSGQRMVLTAERIDGFDGDISVEATGLPAGFSLSTPTVIQAGHNEARAVVSATADAAKPAADAKASIKVVARAMIDGAQVEREVSAPSLSLAERPKLIVHLEPAELTIGPGTTITALLKVERNGFDELINFDVDNLPHGVIVDNIGLNGVLIRAGETERQIFLTSAKWVPDTSRRIHAVANAAGTQASQPITLHVRRPAAVADAAAGKD encoded by the coding sequence GTGACGGTCCTGCGCCAGGAACATGACTGCTACTCGCAACGCCCTGACCCACTGACGGCGCACACGCGTCGACCGACATTGATGAATCATCACCGGCTCGTACTCGTCGCGGCGATTATTTGCATAGCCTTCATGGGTCTGGGGTCGACGCGCGCCGACGAGCCAACAGCGGCGGCTACCACGTCGCAGGCGGCGCCGGAATTCAACGCGCAGATCGCTCCGCTGTTAAAGAAGTACTGCCAAGGGTGCCACAACGCCAACGATGCCGAACATGGCCTGGTGCTAGACAGTTATGAAAGCCTGCTAAAAGGGGGCGATGGCGGCGCCGTGCTCGTCGCCGGCAAGAGCGACGTCAGCCGCCTGGTGCTGATGCTCGACGGGCGTGCCAAGCCGGCGATGCCTCCTGAGGGGAACGAAGGGCCCACGAAGGATGAAATCGCGACCATCTCTAAATGGATTGACGCGGGCGCGAAAGGGCCCACCGGGGCAGCGCCCGATCCCACGCTGCTGATCACGCCTAAAGTGCCGCTACGTGGCAGACCGCGGCGGCCGATCAATGCCGTAACGATTTCGCCCGACGGCAAACTGGCGGCGCTGGCCGGCTATAGCGAAGTGCGACTGATAGCCACCGACAGCCGGGCCACGGTCCGCAAGCTGGCGGGCCATCGCGGCAATGTGACCGACGTCGAGTTCTCCAAAGATGGCGCGCGGCTAGTGACTGCCGCGGGCGAGCCAGGCGTCTTCGGCGAGGTCATCGTTTGGAACGTGGCCGATGGCGCACCACTGCGCAAGATCATAGGTCATCGCGATAGTTTATACGCCGCCGCACTCAGTCCCGACGGCAAACTGCTCGCGACCGGCAGCTACGACCAGCAAATTAAGCTGTGGGATGCCGAGACCGGCGCCGAGGTGCGCACCATCGCCGGCCACAACGGCGCGGTTTTCGATCTGGCGTTCAGTCCCAGCGGGCGATTGCTGGCCAGCGCCAGTGCCGATCGTTCCGTCAAGCTGTGGGAGGTCACTACCGGCGAGCGGCTCGATACGTTCGGCCAACCCCTGAAAGAAGTCTACAGCGTGGCCTTTACGCCCGACGGGCGCTTCGTCGCAGCCGGTGGAGTCGACAATCGGATCCGCGTGTGGCGGATTAGCGAGTCAGCCAAGGAAGGAACCAATCCGCTGGTCTATACGCGTTTCGCCCATGAGGGGGCGGTCGTCAAGCTGGCGTTCTCGCCCGACGGCAATTGGCTGGCGAGCGCCGCCGAAGATCGCACGCTGAAGGTGTGGGACGGCAGGACGTTTGTCGAAAAGCGCGTGCTCGAAGCGCAGCCCGATTGGGCCGGGGCGCTCGCCATCGGTCCGGACAACAAATCGCTGCTCGCTGGCCGGCTGGATGGCAGCCTGGCCTTCTACGACGTAACGACCGGCGAGCATCTGCCCGTGCCGAAGCCCGAGCTGACCGGTGTCTACGAGCGCGGTCTGCAGCGCGGCGTCTTGAACAAAGTGCGCATCACGGGCAAGAACTTGCTCGAAACAAGCGCGATCAAGTTCGATCGTGGAGAATTCACCAGCCGCATCCTGCCGGCCGATGAACCTCGCGCCGACGAGTTGTGGGCCGAAGTCACGCCGGCAGCGAACTTGCCACGCGGCCGCTACAAAATGTCCGTCGTAACGCCAGGCGGCGCGAGCGACGAGTTGCCAATCGAGCTAGACGATCTGGCGCAGCTGGCCGAAGCCGAACCCAACGCCTCGCCTGCCGCGGCCGCGCCGGTGATGCTGCCGAGCTGCGTGTGGGGCACGCTGGCCGCTATGGGGGACATCGACCACATAACGTTCGACGGTCAGGCCGGACAGACGATCGTCTGCGATCTGGCCGCCAAAAGCCTAGGCTCGAAGTTGAACGCCGTGCTGACACTGCTCGGTCCGCAAGGACAGATCGTGGCAACGAGCAACGATTTCAACGACGATGCCGATCCGCTTGTCGCTTACCGCGTGCCGGCCGACGGTCGCTATGCCGTGCGGGTCCGCGACCTGGCGATGGCCGGTTCGGACAAACATTTTTACAAGCTCACGCTGGGGGCCGTGCCATTTGTCACCACGGCCTTTCCGCTGAGCGTGGCCGTAGGGCGCGACAACCAGGTGCAACTGGTCGGCTACAACCTGCCGGCCGAGGCACGCGTGAGAATTCCATCCGACAAGCCGGGCGAAGTCCCCCTGCCGCTCGACGAAGCCAGCTACCGCAGCCGCGGTGGGCTAAAGGTGCTGGTGACCGACGCGGCCGAGATCGTCGAAGTCGAGCCCAATGATCGGCCCGAGCAAGCCACGCCGCTGAGGGTGCCAGGCGTAGCCGGCGGACGGATTGCACCCGCGATCGACGCGGCGACAGATGCCGATCTGTATCGCTTCGAGGCACGCAAGGGAGAAACGTGGACCGTCGAAGTCGAGGCCGCGCGACGCCGCTCACCGCTCGATTCCAAGGTCGAGGTGCTAGATTCCCAGGGCCGTCCCATCGAGCGGGTGCTGCTGCAAGCCGTGCGCGATTCATATGTTGAGTTCCGCCCCATCGATTCGATCCAGCCGGGCGTGCGCCCCAAAAACTGGGAAGAGATGGAACTGAACGAGTATTTGTACCTGCAGGGCGAAGTCTGCAAAACTTTTCGCATGCCGCAGGGACCCGACTCGGAATTGTTGATGTACACCTCGGCCGGCAAGCGGCGCGGCTACTTCGACACCAGTGCCCGGGCTCACCCGCTGGATGAGAACATCTACACGGTCGTGCCGCACCCACCGGGAGCGACGCTCGTATCGACGGGGCTGCCCGTGTTCCCGATCTACTACGACAACGATGACGATGGCGAACGCAAGCTGGGCCGCGATTCGCGTTTGACCTTCACGGCTCCGGCCGACGGTACGTACCTGGTACGCGTCAGCGACGTGCGCGCAATCGGCGGCGATATGTTTGCCTATCGGCTGATCGTGCGGCAGCCACGCCCCGATTTTAAAGTGCGAATCACCGGCGACGCCACGGTGCCGGCAGGCAGCGGCCAGCGAATGGTGCTCACGGCCGAGCGTATCGACGGTTTCGATGGCGACATCTCGGTTGAAGCTACCGGCCTGCCCGCGGGGTTCAGCCTGTCGACGCCCACGGTGATCCAAGCGGGGCATAACGAAGCGCGGGCCGTAGTCAGCGCCACGGCCGACGCCGCCAAACCAGCAGCCGACGCCAAGGCAAGTATCAAAGTCGTCGCCCGCGCCATGATCGACGGCGCACAAGTCGAGCGAGAAGTCTCGGCACCGTCGCTCAGCCTGGCCGAACGACCCAAGTTGATCGTGCATCTGGAGCCGGCCGAGCTAACGATCGGGCCCGGTACGACAATCACGGCGCTCTTGAAGGTCGAACGCAACGGCTTCGATGAGCTGATCAACTTTGACGTCGATAACTTGCCACACGGCGTGATCGTCGACAACATTGGGCTCAATGGAGTCCTGATCCGCGCGGGCGAAACCGAGCGGCAGATATTTCTGACGTCGGCCAAATGGGTGCCCGATACCAGCCGCCGCATCCATGCCGTGGCCAATGCCGCCGGCACGCAAGCCTCACAGCCCATCACGCTGCACGTTCGCCGCCCAGCCGCCGTAGCCGACGCCGCCGCAGGCAAAGACTAG
- a CDS encoding hydantoinase/oxoprolinase family protein, with protein sequence MKTLALDVGGANLKAADGQGFAVSHEFALWRTSERLPGALAELIAASPAADSFVATMTGELADCYETKAQGVAAIVEALAVATAGRELRIYLTDGSFVKPEVAMSRPLATAASNWHALARFAARFLPDGNGFLIDLGSTTCDIIPLVARLPATLGFTDPDRLVANELLYTGVVRSPVCAVTASLPWRGLQCATAHELFATTLDAYVLLGDLPEDPHSRATADGRPGTRFACRDRLARAICADRDMFSDDDAQAAAATIRDAQSERIAIAVQNVMSRANAKPQTVVISGQGEFLIRRVMEQIQPDVELVSLAVQLGPAVSQCAPAHAVAVLAQELSLK encoded by the coding sequence ATGAAAACGCTCGCCCTTGATGTCGGCGGTGCGAACCTGAAGGCCGCCGACGGCCAGGGCTTTGCCGTTAGTCACGAGTTTGCTTTATGGCGCACGTCCGAAAGACTGCCGGGCGCGCTCGCGGAACTGATCGCCGCCTCTCCGGCAGCCGACAGTTTTGTCGCCACAATGACCGGCGAGTTGGCCGACTGCTACGAGACCAAGGCACAAGGGGTGGCCGCGATTGTCGAAGCCTTAGCTGTAGCCACTGCCGGTCGTGAGTTGAGGATTTATCTCACCGACGGCTCGTTCGTTAAGCCGGAAGTGGCAATGTCTCGTCCCCTGGCAACCGCTGCATCGAATTGGCACGCCTTGGCCCGCTTCGCCGCTAGGTTTCTTCCCGACGGCAATGGGTTTTTGATTGACCTGGGCAGCACGACTTGCGACATCATTCCGCTCGTGGCCCGCCTGCCCGCCACGCTTGGCTTTACCGATCCCGATCGATTGGTTGCCAACGAATTGCTCTATACGGGCGTGGTGCGCAGCCCGGTTTGTGCCGTGACGGCCAGCTTGCCCTGGCGAGGACTACAGTGCGCCACCGCACATGAGTTGTTCGCCACGACGCTCGACGCCTACGTTCTGCTCGGGGACTTGCCAGAGGATCCGCATTCGCGCGCCACGGCCGATGGTCGCCCGGGAACACGCTTTGCCTGCCGCGACCGGCTGGCCCGCGCCATCTGTGCCGATCGCGATATGTTCAGCGACGACGATGCACAGGCTGCCGCTGCCACGATTCGCGACGCTCAGTCCGAGCGGATCGCGATCGCGGTGCAAAACGTGATGTCGCGGGCAAATGCTAAGCCGCAGACGGTCGTCATCTCGGGACAGGGAGAATTTCTTATCCGCCGCGTGATGGAACAAATTCAGCCGGATGTCGAGCTAGTATCGTTGGCCGTCCAACTCGGGCCCGCGGTCTCGCAATGCGCCCCGGCCCACGCGGTGGCTGTGCTGGCGCAGGAACTGAGTTTGAAATGA
- a CDS encoding chloride channel protein, which yields MPEPLVPSSPLRWFPEFLAASGRRLRPQSRVLALSLLVGVIAGLGAVGFYAAGQAVLHYTLTDLAGYRPAEAGGETRLFPDRSPAISKDGSAPQQSTLRPWLLVLIPALGGLACGWIVYTWAPEAEGHGTDAAINAFHHHQGEIRPRVPIVKMVASAITLGTGGSGGREGPIAQIGAGFGSYIGGVLRLRADERRLLMAAGMGAGIGAIFHAPLAGTLFAAEVLYSSADIESDVLMPAALGSVTAYCTFGAVFGWQSLFVIPPRVADMLVFNQPLELAAYTLLAVAMSVLAMLYTRTFYGLTYSLHQLPINRKLRPMIGAGLSGALAVALYYVFGRDERVLSVLSFGYGILQEALDYVPGSGHGVRLAVILLVVALGKILTTSLTIGSGGSAGVFGASMVIGGCAGGALGLALHHYVPLLVPHPASFVIVGMAGFFAAAAKTPLSTLVMVSEMTGNYNLLLPALWVCTLSFLLSDRQSLYREQVVDRLASPAHGAIENDGTTESQRH from the coding sequence ATGCCCGAACCGCTGGTCCCCAGTTCTCCGTTGCGTTGGTTTCCCGAGTTTTTGGCCGCGTCCGGTCGTCGATTACGGCCCCAATCGCGGGTGCTGGCACTGTCGCTTCTCGTGGGCGTGATTGCTGGTTTGGGCGCGGTCGGGTTCTATGCGGCCGGCCAGGCTGTGCTGCACTACACGCTGACCGATTTGGCGGGCTACCGACCCGCCGAGGCCGGGGGCGAGACGCGGCTCTTTCCTGATCGTTCGCCGGCAATTTCCAAAGATGGCTCGGCGCCACAGCAGAGCACTTTGCGCCCCTGGCTGCTGGTGCTGATTCCCGCGCTCGGCGGCCTGGCGTGCGGATGGATCGTGTACACCTGGGCACCCGAAGCCGAAGGGCACGGCACGGATGCCGCTATCAACGCCTTTCATCATCATCAGGGAGAAATCCGGCCGCGCGTGCCGATCGTTAAAATGGTGGCAAGCGCGATCACGCTCGGCACCGGAGGTTCCGGCGGACGCGAGGGGCCTATCGCGCAGATCGGCGCGGGCTTTGGCTCCTACATCGGTGGCGTACTGCGGCTACGGGCCGACGAGCGCCGCCTGCTAATGGCCGCCGGCATGGGCGCGGGCATCGGCGCAATTTTTCACGCGCCGCTGGCGGGCACGCTGTTTGCCGCCGAAGTCCTCTATAGTTCGGCCGACATCGAGTCCGATGTGCTGATGCCCGCCGCACTAGGAAGCGTAACGGCCTATTGCACCTTCGGTGCCGTGTTCGGTTGGCAATCACTATTTGTGATCCCACCGCGTGTAGCGGACATGTTGGTGTTCAATCAGCCACTGGAATTGGCCGCTTACACGCTGTTAGCCGTGGCCATGTCCGTGCTGGCGATGCTTTACACGCGCACGTTCTATGGGCTGACGTATTCCTTGCACCAATTGCCGATCAATCGCAAGCTGCGACCGATGATCGGCGCCGGCCTGTCGGGCGCGCTTGCCGTAGCGTTGTACTACGTATTCGGCCGCGACGAGCGCGTGCTTTCGGTCTTGTCGTTCGGGTATGGCATCCTGCAAGAGGCGCTCGACTATGTGCCTGGGAGCGGCCACGGCGTGCGGCTGGCGGTGATTCTGCTGGTGGTGGCGCTCGGCAAGATACTGACCACGAGCCTGACGATTGGCAGCGGCGGCTCAGCAGGCGTATTTGGCGCTTCGATGGTCATCGGCGGCTGCGCGGGGGGCGCACTGGGATTGGCGCTGCACCACTATGTGCCCCTGCTGGTGCCGCATCCGGCCAGCTTTGTGATCGTGGGGATGGCCGGCTTCTTTGCGGCCGCCGCCAAGACGCCCCTCTCGACGTTGGTGATGGTCAGCGAGATGACCGGCAACTACAACTTGCTGCTGCCGGCACTATGGGTTTGCACGCTGTCGTTCCTGCTGTCTGATCGGCAGTCGCTGTACCGCGAACAAGTCGTCGACCGGTTGGCCTCGCCGGCACATGGAGCGATTGAAAATGACGGCACCACGGAGTCACAGAGGCACTGA
- a CDS encoding DUF1549 and DUF1553 domain-containing protein, which yields MIPFRNVRDLLMATRVPCSGWREHARQQVAQVFASMPTSAYVRGHGTRPNGVVGGNWAACFAAAWLVVVGLACEQARAADGLVMLPTEISLSGPEARQRVIVERGGEGLLHGQVTDGLVITSSDPQIVAVEDFVARPVANGEATLTVTQGDQTGTARVRVADMEKPFDWSFRNHVESVFSKTGCNSGACHGALAGKNGFKLSLRGYDTDGDFVTLTRQARGRRMVPSDPGRSLLLTKPSGAVPHKGGLRFTPDSLEYRVIAQWIAAGAPGPQATDPRVERIEILPPGVVLRPSEKQQFLVRAHFTDGHQEDVTRWVKYTSANESVVQIDEAGLASVVGHGEGVLSAWYASRVAVAAVSAPFEKPIAPEVFAAAPRRNFIDELVLTKLASLNIPPSPAAGDAEFLRRAYLDTIGVLPTADETRAFLADSTTNGNAAKRDKVIDQLLARPEFVDYWSYKWSDLLLVNGDKLRTPAVWAYYSWIRNQVEANTPWDVFARQVVTARGSTLEDGATNYYVLHQDPLDLAETTSVAFLGMSINCARCHNHPLEKWTNGQYFGYANLFARVRTKSMPGEGNLIVYSDTTGELIQPLTGKAQPPTPLDGMPIANDATEDRRLHLAAWLTAPENPYFSRSITNRVWANFFGAGLVEKVDDMRLTNPASNEQLLNAAARYLVAEGYDLKTLMRAILQSNTYQRASRPLAENAADDRFYSHYYPKRLMAEVLLDAMSQVTGAATDFGGYPAGWRAMQLPDSNVASYFLKAFGRPERIITCDCERNAEPSVVQVLHITNGTSLNDKLQAGTNRIGRSISENMADDKLLEELYLAALARYPTDAEKAKILPELAASGAAEKRQVLEDLYWSVLSSTEFLFNH from the coding sequence ATGATTCCTTTTCGAAATGTTCGCGACCTTCTGATGGCAACGCGGGTGCCATGCTCAGGCTGGCGTGAGCATGCCCGTCAACAAGTTGCTCAAGTCTTTGCCAGCATGCCCACGTCGGCGTACGTCCGTGGGCATGGCACCCGGCCGAACGGCGTCGTTGGCGGTAATTGGGCAGCCTGCTTTGCGGCAGCTTGGCTGGTTGTCGTCGGGCTGGCGTGCGAGCAGGCTCGCGCGGCCGACGGACTAGTGATGTTGCCGACCGAAATATCGCTGTCGGGGCCCGAAGCTCGTCAGCGTGTCATTGTCGAGCGCGGTGGTGAGGGCCTCCTGCACGGACAGGTCACCGATGGTCTTGTGATCACTTCCAGCGATCCGCAGATTGTTGCTGTCGAGGATTTTGTCGCTCGACCGGTTGCCAATGGCGAAGCGACACTCACCGTAACGCAGGGAGATCAGACCGGCACGGCGCGGGTGCGCGTGGCCGACATGGAGAAGCCGTTCGATTGGAGTTTTCGCAATCACGTCGAGTCGGTCTTTTCCAAAACCGGTTGCAACTCGGGTGCCTGCCACGGGGCGCTTGCTGGCAAGAATGGCTTTAAGCTCTCGCTACGCGGCTATGACACGGATGGCGATTTCGTGACGCTCACGCGGCAGGCGCGAGGGCGGCGGATGGTCCCCAGCGATCCAGGCCGTAGCTTGTTGTTAACCAAGCCGTCGGGCGCGGTGCCGCACAAGGGAGGGCTTCGTTTTACGCCCGACTCTTTGGAGTATCGGGTGATCGCCCAGTGGATAGCGGCAGGCGCGCCGGGCCCCCAGGCTACGGATCCGCGTGTGGAGCGGATCGAGATTCTGCCGCCAGGCGTCGTGCTGCGGCCGAGCGAGAAGCAACAGTTTCTGGTTCGCGCCCATTTTACCGACGGCCATCAAGAGGATGTCACGCGGTGGGTGAAATACACCTCGGCCAACGAATCGGTTGTGCAGATCGACGAAGCCGGATTGGCCAGCGTCGTCGGGCATGGCGAAGGCGTTCTCTCAGCCTGGTACGCTAGCCGGGTAGCCGTGGCGGCGGTCAGCGCACCGTTTGAAAAACCGATCGCTCCCGAAGTCTTTGCCGCCGCGCCGCGCCGCAACTTTATCGACGAATTAGTGCTGACCAAGCTGGCCAGCCTGAATATCCCCCCCTCCCCTGCCGCGGGCGATGCGGAATTCTTGCGCCGTGCGTATCTCGACACGATCGGTGTGCTGCCCACGGCCGACGAGACGCGGGCCTTTCTGGCCGATAGTACCACCAACGGCAACGCTGCCAAGCGCGACAAGGTCATCGACCAGTTGCTCGCCCGGCCAGAGTTTGTCGACTACTGGTCGTACAAATGGTCGGATCTGTTATTGGTCAATGGCGACAAGCTGCGCACACCGGCGGTCTGGGCTTATTACTCGTGGATTCGCAATCAGGTCGAAGCCAACACCCCTTGGGATGTCTTCGCTCGCCAGGTGGTAACCGCGCGCGGCAGCACGTTGGAAGATGGCGCGACGAACTATTACGTCCTGCACCAGGACCCGCTCGATCTGGCCGAGACCACCAGCGTGGCCTTTCTGGGAATGTCGATCAATTGCGCCCGCTGCCACAATCATCCGCTGGAAAAATGGACCAACGGACAATATTTCGGTTACGCCAACTTGTTCGCGCGGGTGCGCACTAAGAGCATGCCGGGCGAAGGGAATCTGATCGTCTACAGCGACACGACAGGCGAACTGATTCAACCTTTGACAGGCAAGGCGCAGCCGCCGACACCACTGGATGGGATGCCGATCGCGAACGACGCCACCGAAGATCGCCGTTTGCACTTGGCCGCGTGGCTGACCGCGCCTGAAAATCCTTACTTCAGCCGTTCGATCACGAATCGCGTGTGGGCGAACTTCTTTGGCGCCGGCCTGGTCGAAAAAGTCGACGATATGCGACTGACCAACCCGGCCAGTAACGAGCAGTTGCTCAACGCGGCGGCCCGTTACCTGGTGGCCGAGGGATATGATCTGAAGACTTTGATGCGCGCAATACTGCAATCCAACACCTATCAGCGTGCCAGCCGACCGCTGGCTGAAAACGCGGCCGACGATCGCTTCTATTCGCATTACTATCCCAAGCGACTGATGGCCGAAGTGCTGCTGGATGCCATGTCGCAAGTAACCGGCGCAGCGACGGACTTTGGCGGCTATCCGGCCGGCTGGCGAGCGATGCAACTACCGGATTCGAACGTGGCTTCGTACTTTTTGAAGGCCTTTGGCCGGCCCGAACGAATCATTACCTGCGATTGCGAACGCAACGCCGAGCCGAGCGTGGTGCAAGTGCTGCACATTACCAACGGCACATCCTTGAACGACAAGCTGCAAGCGGGGACGAATCGCATCGGGCGATCAATCTCGGAAAACATGGCCGACGACAAGCTGCTGGAGGAGCTCTACCTGGCGGCGCTCGCGCGCTATCCGACCGACGCAGAGAAAGCAAAAATCCTGCCCGAGCTGGCCGCCAGTGGCGCAGCGGAAAAGCGGCAGGTGCTAGAGGATCTGTACTGGAGTGTGTTGAGCAGCACTGAGTTTTTGTTTAACCACTAA